Within the Cervus canadensis isolate Bull #8, Minnesota chromosome 17, ASM1932006v1, whole genome shotgun sequence genome, the region GGGGTTCCCACGGCCACCCAGCCCCCAGGGCTGTGGCTGGGAAGGGCCCTCGGGCATCACCCGGCTCGATCTTGGTTTATGGGGGTGGACGCTGAGGGCTGGCCGGGGGGCCCCAGGTTCCCAGGCTCCTCCCCCAGTTCCGGCAGGCCCGCCTGGGCCCCCCTGGCTCATGGCCCTTGGCCTGTCTTCCAGCATTGGCACCACCCGGAAGGGGATCGGGCCAGCCTACTCGTCCAAGGCTGCCCGCACCGGCCTCCGCATCTGCGACCTCCTGTCCGACTTCGACGAGTTCTCCACCCGGTATCTGACCCGTTCCcggccctgggctgggggaggccgGGCCAGGGAGGCAGGCACGGGGCTCCGGGGAGGCGGGGTGGCCATCACTGTCGCTTCCGCAGGTTCAAGAACCTGGCGCAGCAGCACCAGTCCATGTTCCCCAGTTTGGAAATTGACGTGGAAGGTCAACTCAAAAGGCTCAAGGTAGAGCTGAGCACCCGGCGTCCCAGCTCACTGCTAGAGGGATGGAGCGGGCGGGAGACAGGAGGACGTCCACACGGAACCCTTCTGGAAACCTCCAGGGCCGGACCCCAGCTCCTCCAGCCTCGTCTGGGGCTCTAGATGTAGACGGGATGGACCCACAGGGATGTGTGCAGACATCCTCGCTGGGCAGGAGTTTGCTGGAAGACAGAGGCTGTGGGGAGGAGGCCAGAGCTGGGTGGACCCCCTTCTTGCATCCTGGCCCCTTCTCCCAGGGCTTCGCCGAGCGGATCCGCCCCATGGTCCGAGACGGCGTTTATTTCATGTACGAGGCGCTCCACGGCCCCCCCAAGAAGATCCTTGTGGAGGGCGCCAACGCAGCCCTCCTTGACATTGACTTCGGTACGTCCCCATCCAGAGCCCCATGAGCCCTGCCTTTTCTGTCTGCCGAGGAGACAGCTGTGGTGGGCTCGCCTTCCACCCAAGCGgccctctgtgctctggaaaCAGTCATACTGCCCTCTGCCCGTAACTTCAGCCAGGAGGGGAGAAGAGAGGCTAGGTTGGGGATGAGGGATGGGGATgaggggggtgagggagggggatTGGGGGGATGAGGGAGGGGGATCGGGGGATGAGGGAGGGGATGAGGGGGATGAGGGATGGAGATGAGGGCGATCAGGGGGCATGGGGGAtgagggatggggatggggggatGAGGGATGGAGATGAGGGGGGATGAGGGGGGATGAGGGAGGGGGATCGGGGGGATGAGGGAGGGGGATGAGGGATGGAGATGAGGGCGATCAGGGGGGAtgagggatggggatgggggatgagggagggggagggggatgagagagggtgtggaggatgAGAGGGGGTTGAGGGGGATGAGAGGGAGATGGGGGATGAGGGATGGGGATGAGGGGGATGAGGGATGGAGATGGGGGATGAGGGATGGAGATGGGAGGGGATGAGGGGGATGAGGGATGGAGATGGGGGATGAGGGATGGAGATGGGAGGGGATGagggatgaggatgagatgggggATGAGGAATGGAGATGAGGGGGGATGAGGGAGGGGGatgaggggatgacagagggggatgagggatggggatgggggatgAGGAATGGAGATGAGGGGGGATGAGGGAGGGGGATGAGGGGATGAGGGAGGGGGATGAGGGGATGAGGGATGGGGATGAAGCATGGAGATGCGTGGGGATGAGGGATGGGGATGAGGGGGATGACAGGGATGAGGGAGGGGGATGAGAGATGGGGATGAGGAAGAGACTGGCTGGGTCCGGAAGCTCTGACTGCCCCACCTGGGCCTCTGTCCTCGCCGTCCCAGGCCCAGGGACACACCAGCCCCGAGGCTGCCTGGCGCAGGCAAAGCACCCACCATCCAAGTCGGACCCTCCCCCCCCCAGCTCACACACACAGCACCCTGCGTCGGCCACGCCCCCTGGATGGCCCCTGGGACACTGGGGCGACCCTGCACCAGGCTTCCTGCGGGGTGGCAGCCCGACTGACTGTCTCGCAGGGACCTACCCCTTTGTGACGTCCTCCAACTGCACGGTGGGCGGCGTGTGCACCGGCCTGGGCATCCCGCCCCAGAACATAGGCGAGGTCTACGGCGTGGTCAAGGCCTACACCACGCGCGTGGGCATTGGCGCCTTCCCCACCGAGCAGATCAACGTGAGTCCCCAGCCCCGAGGGACGCGCGCGGGCAGCTGGTGGAGGGGCGGGGGAGGCCGCAGAGAAGATGCCGAGGCCGCAGCCCCGGCCACCCCCCCAGCACGTGACTGTCCCGCCGAGCCCCTGGCTCACGAAGGACCCTGAGAGCCTTCTCTCTGGCCCGGCCTGGGCGCCCAGGCTGCCTTCCTCCTGGGGCCGAGCGAGCCTGGGTTTGGTCTCAGCCGGGCAAGAGCAGGGCAGGAGCAGCGCCCCCACCTCACCCAGCAAACTGCCCTGCAGCCGTGGGTGTCTCTGGGCGCTCAGGACGgcccccaccttcctctccccagCCTTGCGCCCGCGAGGCTGGAGGGACATGAGGCTGCTGTCCTGAGCAGGCGTGTGGGGGCCAGAGCAGGAAGGGGACGTGCTGGGCAGGGTTGTGAACCCCGGAGAAAGAAGCACAAAATAAGCACACAGCCTGCTCGAGGGCAGCTGCGGGGTCTGGCGGATCCACCCTCACCTGCCCACGGGGCTAGGACGGGGCCTGCGGTCATGAGGCTCAGCTGGGGCAGGCATGCCCGGGGCGGGTGAGCGGGCGTGAAGAGGGGTGGTCCTCAGGGGCCGTGGGAGGGCGGGGCAGGCAGCCGGCTCAGGCTCCATCCCCGCAGCCCTTGGGCCCTCTCTGTCGCCCCGCAGGAGATCGGGGACCTGCTGCAGAGCCGCGGCCATGAGTGGGGCGTGACCACGGGCAGGAAGCGGCGCTGCGGCTGGCTGGACCTGATGATCCTGAGATATGCCCACATGGTCAACGGATTCACCGCGTGGGTGGTGATGAGGCGCCCCCCCCCACCAGCCCGCCCCGGGCACCTGTCCCCCGGGGACCCAGCCCCAACTCCCCAGACGCCGCAGGAGCAGGGCAGCCGGGCTTTGCAGCTCAGGGCCACGGTCCTCCCCACACAGGACGACCTCGCCCCGGGGAGACCCCTCCACACAGTGAGGCCTCtggggggggatggggagggctgTCCAGGGCACCTTGGGGCCGGCCCTGCACCGGCTCCTGAGCACAGACAGGGAACGAGACATCATGAGGCCAGAGGGCGTCCCACTCCCAGAAGCGGTGCAGACAGCTCTCCTGGAGCCAGGGAGCAAGTCCATGCTGACAGACCCTCCGCTGAGCCGGGCCCAGCCTGCCATCCAGACCCCTGTTCTGCTGGGCCGTGGGGACGGGGCAGTGCTGGGCTCCGGACCTAACTGTCGTGGGCTCGGCCATCCTGCGTCCTAGTCCCGCGAACAGAGGAGGAgcgaggggtggggctgggcggGAGCAGCGTTGGTGGCTGACCGCCCCTCGGCTTCTCTGTGCTCTGGGCAGGCTGGCCTTGACAAAGCTGGACATCCTGGACACCCTGGACGAGATCAAGGTCGGCGTGGCGTACAAGCTCGGCGGGAAGCGGATCCCCTACTTCCCAGGTGCGGGCGCCGCCGCCCTCCTGCCCTTGGCCGCCGGTCTTGGGCGGAAGGGACGGCGTGTGCGTGTCGGTCACGCGGGGGAGCCCCGGTCGGAGACTCTTCCCACTTCTGTCTGCAGCAGGCTGTCACCCCGACCGGAGGCCTGTGCGTCCGCGCTCTGGGGAGGGCTCAGAGGGACTCAGGGGCCAGCCTGACCCCAAGACCCTGGGGAACCCCCAGGGTCAAGGCTCGCCTCCGGGAGCTGGGGACTCAGCTGAAATAGCAGACATGGGCTCCGGACGCTCCAAGTGCTGGACCAACAGGAAGATGATGTTGACCTAAGAAACACATGTGTCTGGTTGGACTTTCTAAGGCCTCCCTGAAGTTTCTGTCACCAAGCGAGTGTCCCTTCTTCTAAAAAGCATAAAGGCAGGGATGCTTTCCTGGCTTCACAGTTACCTGTGCGTCTGGCCTGGGGTCATGGAtgaccccacccctgcccccgctGACCCCCAGCATGTGTGTGCAGCCTCCTGGCTGTGGGAGCCCCGTGCGTCCTCTCGGCCAGCGTCCCCAAGACCGACTGACTCTGAGCTCCGAGAGGACACAACAGGGGAGCACTGAGACTCAGGGCGTGTACTTGCAGTGGACAGCTCCTTCCAGCAATTTCAGACCACAGGGGTGGTTGGCGTCTGCTGTGAGGCTGGGAGTCCAGACCAAGTGTGATCCTTGTCCTGGGGAGGGGAACATAAGATTCTTCAGGAACCCTAACACTGCAGGACCTCAAATCCCCTTGGAAGCGGGGACCTCAGAACTCCTCAGCTGAGGTGTCCCCTGGAATCTGGGGCCAGGGTGCCGTGTCCCCTGGGCTGGAAGAGGAATAGGCAGTGTCCCAGaaccagcccccagccctgagaAGATCAGGCAGGGCCACTTGCCTTCTCTGCCCCCGAACCCTGGGGCAAGCAGACCCCAGGCTGGGGGTCCCAGGCCCGTCTCCACGTGGACATTGGCGGCACGCGGCTCACCCGGCCTGTGTCCACAGCCAACCAGGAGATCCTGCAGAAGGTGGAGGTGGAGTATGAGACGCTGCCGGGGTGGAAGGCGGACACCACGGGCGCCCGGAAGTGGGAGGACCTCCCCCCGCAGGCCCAGAGCTACATCCGGTTCGTGGAGAACCACGTTGGAGTGGCAGGTGGGTGCCCTGCGTCCGGCCACCCCCTCCACCCGCCTCACCCCAGGCTaaacctccccttcccctttcagTGAAATGGGTTGGTGTTGGCAAGTCCAGAGATTCGATGATCCAGCTGTTTTAGACAAAGCCGGAGCTGACCCCAGCGGGCCATGCCGCATGGCCACGTCGTGTCGTTTCCTCGGCTGGCAGAACCAACGCCGTAAACAAAGAGATTTGAAAGCTATTTTCTGtacttttgtatttctctttaaGCCTTCAGCCCAACCCACTGATTTCTACAACTTGAAACATCTGAAAGCCAGTGttgtgtacatttttttaaatcctgctATTTCACATCAGCTCAAACCAGAGCCCTTTTCTGACTCATGAACTGTCACGTGGTTGTCTATGCAGTTGGAGCCTCTGAGCAATAAACAAATCCCACAGCCTCTGAACAGCAGTGATCAGTGCAGGTTTTTTTCTGACTTCGTCATTGTTGCTTCGACTTCTAACTGCTGAAAGGCACCGCTCGCCAGCATCAGCGGCCTGGGTGACTCACATTTTCAGTGTCAGGAAGCCAAGCCATTTGTTTGCTCAGGCAACAGATTGGGAGCAGCCCAGGGAAGGAAGACCACGGGCATGAAGCatgttttccaaaactgaacGTCTCCGCAGACTCTAGGCCCCAGAGCCCTTCCCCACACGGCAGCCCCTGCCTTCAGTGGGatgccctctgcccccaccctgtgTCCCCTGGGAGAAGAAAACCCTTCTCAGCTGGCAGAACCTGCAGAGACCCTGCTGTGGTCTGTGCTCAACTGGAAGCCGTGCTCGGCTCATTCAACAATGCTTCAGAGTGTGTGGTCAGTTTAGAAAAGTAATTGGCCTTTTGGTATCATTTCAGAGAGGGAAGGGTTTATACATCTGGAGAGACTCAGAGTCCACCAGGCCTAAATCCTCCTTTTCTAGAGCTGAGGATGCCATCTGGGTTCACTGACATTGGGCAGGTGCCAACCCGGCTTGCTTCCCATGGACCCCGCCAGCCCCAGGAAGTTCTGCAGGGCCCGGTGTCACCGGCTCACACCCTGGAGTCCCGGACTCTTGTGACAGGGTATTAGGTGAACAGGCCACATACCGAGAGTATGGCTTCACACACACTAGCGAGCTTTTCCAAGCAGCCGAGAATGGCTTTTGGTTGATTTGAAAGAATGCAGGAGCACATGTGTGGACCAGCTTCCTCGGGCAGCAGGGCTAGAAGTGAGAAACACCAGAAGAAACTGACCTTGGCGTTTCCCGAGAATTATTTCCCTTCATGACAGAGCaagggggaggaaaggagagagccCCGAGGCAGGGTGAGCTCTTAGGGAAGGAGGAAGTGGGCCCcagctctcctccctgccccccgagGACTGTGCTTCTCCTGACCAGATGACCTTCTCATCCCGTCCTGCTACAACGGGGTGCACACTCTGGGCAATCAACCAGAGCAGGCATttttcagaagaaagagaaatcactTTGTTCTGTGTAAAAAGCTACACTCCTGACTCGGCAAGGTCAGCCTGCAACTTAGATTAGAAAGCTGCCGCTAAATCCTTCACTCCAATacaagttgtttttttccttccagctctGGACCACATCTTGGGGAGGCAGCCCCAGGCAGTATGTCTGAGCACCTGCAGAAGTTTTACAGAAAAGACACCAAACTAGAGGGGACGTCATTCTCGCCTGGCACCGGCATCCTCGCCCTTGTGTGGTCCAGagatgggagggtggggggtgaggtTAGCCGCCTTCTCTCAGTATCAGGTGCTGTGAGGGTCTGAGCAATTATAACCTG harbors:
- the ADSS1 gene encoding adenylosuccinate synthetase isozyme 1, encoding MSGTRASNDRPPSAGGVKRGRLQHEAATTGSRVTVVLGAQWGDEGKGKVVDLLATDADIISRCQGGNNAGHTVVVDGKEYDFHLLPSGIINTKAVSFIGNGVVVHLPGLFEEAEKNEKKGLKDWEKRLVISDRAHLVFDFHQAVDGLQEVQRQAQEGKNIGTTRKGIGPAYSSKAARTGLRICDLLSDFDEFSTRFKNLAQQHQSMFPSLEIDVEGQLKRLKGFAERIRPMVRDGVYFMYEALHGPPKKILVEGANAALLDIDFGTYPFVTSSNCTVGGVCTGLGIPPQNIGEVYGVVKAYTTRVGIGAFPTEQINEIGDLLQSRGHEWGVTTGRKRRCGWLDLMILRYAHMVNGFTALALTKLDILDTLDEIKVGVAYKLGGKRIPYFPANQEILQKVEVEYETLPGWKADTTGARKWEDLPPQAQSYIRFVENHVGVAVKWVGVGKSRDSMIQLF